Sequence from the Clostridium cylindrosporum DSM 605 genome:
TCCACAGTATCATCACCTGAAGATAACTTTCCAGCTTTTTGTATAAGTCCTAGAAAACTATATAGCTTATTCACTTTGAAGTTCTTTCTTTAAATTTTCATATACTTCAGGTGATATAGGTGATGAAAGCGCTCTTTCAAAACGCTTTGCTTTATAAGCTTTATCAAAACAGTCAATACATTTACAAACATATGATCCACGTCCTGGAGATTTTCCAGTAAGATCTACCTTAATATCGCCATCTTTATTTTTAACGACTCTAACAAGTTCTTTTTTCGGCTTCATTTCTTGACATCCAAGACACATTCTTTCAGGAATTTTCTTTACCTTCACTATGCATCCTCTCCTTCAATTGCATCAGTTGAAATTTCAACAGTATTTTCTTCTATAACAGTATCTTCTACTATATCACCAGAAGGTATAATATCTACTTCTTCTTCAATAGCTGCAGCTTGAGATTCACTTTTAATGTCAATTTTCCATCCAGTAAGTTTTGCTGATAGTCTAGCATTTTGTCCTTCTTTTCCTATTGCTAGTGAAAGTTGATAGTCAGGAACTACAACCTTAGCACTTTTTTCGTCTTCGTTAATTTTAACACTTACAACCTTTGAAGGGCTTAGTGCATTAGCAATAAACTCAGCAGGTTCCTTGCTCCACTTAACAATGTCAATTTTTTCTCCCTTTAGCTCTGAAACTATACTTTGAACTCTCATTCCACTTGGTCCAACACATGCTCCTGTTGCATCAACATTTTCATCCTTTGAATAAACTGCAATCTTTGTTCTTGAACCAGCTTCTCTAGCAATGCTTTTGATTTCTACTGTTCCATCAAATATTTCAGGAACTTCCATTTCAAATAATCTCTTTATAATTCCAGGATGTGTTCTTGAAATTGAGATATTTGGTCCCTTTGAAGTCTTTTTAACTTCAACAACATAAAACTTAAGAATATCTCCATGCTTATATACTTCGTTTGGCATTTGTTCTGTTGGAGTTAAGAAAGTTTCTAATCTTCCAATATCTACAAGGATATTTTGTTTTTCCTTCTTTTGTACTATACCTGTAATTATATCATTTTCTTTCTCAACAAGTTCTTTATATATAACGTCTCTTTCAGCTTCTTTAATTTCTTGAATAACTCTTTGTCTAGCATTTTGTGCTGCAACCCTACCAAATTCTCTTGGATTAACTTCAACATCAACTACGTCATCAAGCTCATATGTAAGGTTTACTGCCTTTGCATCCTCAAGACTTATTTCAAGTAGATTATCATAAACATCCTCTACTACTTTCTTTTGTGCGTACACGTGAGTTTCTCCAGTTTCTTTGTTTATAGTAACCTTAGCATTTTGAGATGTGCCATAGTTTTTCTTATATGCTGAAATAAGAGATGATTCTAGTGATTCAAATATAATCTCTTGATCAATTCCCTTTAGGTTTGCTATTTCAATTAGTGAGTCTATAAACTCATTGTTAATCATTTCTAAATTCCTCCCAAAATTCTAAAAATCATTTAATCGTACAGAAGCTACAATATCTTTATCTATTTCTATATCAGTGTTATTAACAGTAACTATAATCTTACTTTCTACAAGTCCTTTTAATATACCTTCCATAACTTTCTTTTCCATAAAAGGCTTGTAGAATTTAATTTTAATTTTTTTACCTGAGTATTTAATAAAATCAGTATCTTTCTTTAGTGGTCTATCAAGTCCTGGAGATGAAACTTCAAGATAGTAAGATTCTTCAATAGGATCTACTTCATCAAGTTTAGCACTTAAAGCTCTACTTACTGTCGTACAGTCATCAATATTGATGCCATCACTATTATCACTATCTATATAAAATCTAAGATACCATTCACCGGATTCTTTTATAAATTCTATGTCAACTAGTTCATATCCTAAACCTTCTACCAATGGAGAAGCAAATTCTTCAATAGTTAATTCTATGTTTTTCTTACTCATTTCCGCCCTCCTATCTCTTTTTTGTATTATTTGTATAAAAGTACATCACTTATGCATGAAAGCATAAATTAAAGAGTGGGTTTCCCCACTCTTTAAAACTAAGTTATATGTTATTTATTATCATTATAACACTTGTTATATTATATTTCAAGTTAAGGTATAATAGGCTTCTAATCTATTTTAACCTACTCCCTACAAGCGATGGTATTAAAAGCTCGTAGAGATTTTTATTTGCACTTATAGTTTTTATCTTTTGCCCTGTTATTTTTTTATATACTTACTGTTGGTTCAAGTATTGTCAATGTATTGTTATAAGTGTTAAGGTTAGCCTTTGCACCTATAGGTATAGCCATCTTGTATCTACCATGCCCTGATGCTAAATTTGTCATAAGAGGTTTATTCAATGGCACCATAACTTGATTAATTAAATCTTCATATGACTTATTATATGCAATCTCACAATTCGTACATTCACCCATAATAATCCCTGCACATTCCTTAAATTTACCTGCTAATATTAGATGGTTTATATACCTGTAAACTGTATTAATAGGCTCATGGACTTCTTCTATTAATATTATCTTTCCTCTAGTATCAATTTCAAATGGAGTGCCAAGATTATCTACAAAAGATGTAAGGTTACCCCCTATTATACTTCCCGTTACATTTCCGGGGACTCTGCTTATTAGAGGTACTCCAGGAGGATTTTCAAGCTTCCTTGGTGAGGTAAGTGTAGACGTCGCAGTGAAAAATTGATTAAAGTTGTATGCAGGAGTAGTCGACCTAAAGTCTATTAAAAGAAGACTATGAAAAGTAATTAAGTTAGCCCACATATACAAAACATTTAATAAAATTGTTATATCACTATACCCTGTGACAATTTTAGGATTCTGTGCGATAACAGAGTAATCAAGATATGGTATAATACCTGCAACGCCTACTCCACCCCTCGAGGGTATAATAGCCTTCACCTCAGGGTTTTTAAACATTTCCATCAAATCAGAGGCTCTCTGTTCTTCTGTTGCTGCAATATATCCACTAGAAGAATATACGTATTTCCCTAGAACTACATTAAACCCCATATTCTTAAGAGTCTGTATACCTACATTAATGACATTCGCAGATAATGGACTCCCTAAAGTAACTATTCCGATCGTATCTCCTGCACGTAAAATTTGTGGTCTCGTTGCCATACTCATTCACCTTCTAAATAAATTAATAATATATAATCTTACAATTCCGTAAAAACTACTTCTTGTCGTTATTTATATCCATAATCTCCCCACGGGCAAGAAGTTTAAATCTCCAGAATTACTAAAATTTCGTTTCATTATTACTAATATATTATATAAAGGTACTCATTGTTACTTACATTCATTATATAAATTCATCTCTTTTTAAACACCTTATTATTCGCTATGAGCCAGGTATTAAATTTAACTTCCATATTTTTATGTCGCTTATATACTCAAGCTAGGGCATTAAACAAATAATTAAGAACCCCTATGGAGTTCTTAATTACATCTTTTAATTGAATTCAACTCATCTACTATAGCTTCTACTCTAGCTATATCATTATGTAAGGAGTCAATATTTTTATTTATTCCTTCTTTAAGATTTTCATATTCAGATTCAAATACACCGTCCTTGTATAAGTCCTTTAATTTATATTTTACTTCATATTTTTCTTTTAGTACTCTCTGTGTATTTAAATTAGATTTAAACTGCTTTAATTCCTCTATAGCTTCAGTAATTAGTTCATCTATTGCTTCATTTCTAATATCAGTCATTTACATCACTCCTTCTTCATAGCATACATCTACAAGAAAGAAGATATTCATTCCAAATATTACAAACTAATTTACTTGCCTAGTAGTCTTATTTTTATTTCTTTCTGTGTTTTATTTTCTATTATATTTATTTTGTTTATCAATTATGATATTATCTATTATGTTATTAAATTAATCATAACGTTATCTCAGTAGAAAAAGCACCTATAATCAATTAGTAAGGAGCGAATCATTCACCTAGCTATAAGTGCTTTTTTGTATTTTACATGTTGGAATGAACAGATCCGACACCTGCATATATAGTGTGTAGATTAAACTCATTTATTTTAACTTATAAATAAAAATATATTTGTACCTCCATAATGATTATCATATGCTAATGTGTACGTATGCCTATACTTACCTCTTCTCAATTTATTAGATTCGACTACACATTGTCCTTATTTTGTGACATAAAAAATATCATAGAATTCAATCTGAATAATACGGTATCTTTATTAAATATTTACTTTATCATTAAGTCATGCAATAAACATGTTATGATTTAGACATGATATTAGGGCCTTTTGACAAAAATAAACTTACCTCACCCAACAGGGAAATACCCCTCTTTCTTATCACCAATAAGTGATGCTTCTATTTGCTTTTGAGTCTCGGTGGAAACAGTAATTGACACGTCACCCGAAGAACCTTCTTGTGATATGTACTTACTTCCAATAGAAGAAGCAAATATACCAAGTGCGATTAAAGCACCCGCACCTACGGACACCTTTTTAAAAGTATTAATTTTAGCCATTTATTCATCCTCCCTTTTTATTTAGATAAATTTAACGTTATTAATAAATACTCTAACAAAATACATATCTGATGTTACTATAATATATTTATGAATAGACTAATATACATAATAAAACAAATAAGAATTAACTCATTATACTCATATTGTATCTTACCTATCTATATATTATCATGCTAGTATAATTTGGAAAATAATTCAACTTTAAATACCGTATTATTAATTTTTCAAAGAACCTATTTACTTCACAATATAAACATTTTATGTAATAAAAAATACCGCTTATTCAATTTGAATAATACGGTATTTTAAAAAATTATTTACTATGTAATTAAAACATGAGAAGTAAGATACAATTGATTAAATCAATTAAATAAATTGGAATTTGTATTTCAATTACTTGTAATTTTGCAAACACTCTTTATACTTTTTCACATATTTTCTATCAAACTGTTGAGTGTAAGCTGTTATATGCAGTTCATCACCTTTAATTTCTATTTCTCTATTACCATGCTCTTTATAGAAACCAAACACATCTAATTCATCTACAGCTGAAATAAGTTTGTGATTTATTTGCCTAAAATTAAGATATCCGAGAAACTCCTCGTAAGAGTCGCATTCCTGTGTAATAATATCAAAATCATAAATATTTACAACATATGGAACTATGTTAACGACCTTATCAATCTCAACATACTTTGTAATTTCTGAAGGAATAATGCCAAAATTCTCGGCAGTTACACAAATAATATATTTCACTGCAGTATCATCAATATGAACCTCCTGCTCTGTTCCGTCAACACATTCTATAAATGCTTTCCCATCCTGTACTCGCTTTATTGAACGAACTCCTTGGGCATACGCCGTGCCAATTGCTTTATACACATCCTTTTTAATATCATCATTTATTCCTTTTAACGCATTAAGTGTTAGAAGTTTACTTTTACACTCACAAAAAAGTGTTCCTTCTGGCATACATACAGTTACATCTGCTTCGCCATCTTCATCTGTATATTTTAGCGATCTGAGTATAGTTTCTTTGTTAACTATTCGTTCAAAATACAATTGAGTTAAATCCTCTACAACATTACCCCTATTTTTGCTATATATTCCTACCACTTTTTTATCAAAAATTTTCTCAGCTATAAAAGTATAGTGAAAAAGCTTTGGTAAATTCATTAATGATGAAAATAGCAATGGCATGTATATATATTCTCCAAAGTCAACAAATGGCTTTGATATCAAAACTTTAAATTCCGCTAAATCTACTTTTTTGTAATCTCCTGCAAAAGCCTTAACACTTAAATAATCGCAAATATAATCTACTTCTTTTGAACCAATAGCACTTCGCAAATTCTTTTTATTTATTCTGAAAATATATCCTTCTTTTATACTCGGCAATTGCGGTTTTATTCTTCCACAAAATGCTTTTATCATATTTTGAATTTTATATTTTTCTGAATAAGCTCTTACTACTCTAACTCCATATGTATGAAAAATATATAAGATCATCTTTTTGCATGAAGTAAAAGAAAATCCCAACTTAGCTTTTATTTCATGATCTAATGGAGAATATAAGTTTTCTGCAAAACTAATAAGTTGATGAATATATCCGTCTCCACGAAATGCCATATTTTTTACTTTCATATGTTGTGCTTGTAAAAATGCCTCTTTCTCTTCATCTGTTGCATTTACCATCTTTAGTGCTTCAGTAAATAATTCTTCAATATTCGGAGTAAAAGCCTCTTTACAATACTTTTCTAATTTAAGATAATCGTCCCATTCAAATGGCTCATTTCCACTCTCTTTACATGCGAATAACGCATTAGTTACAAAATACTCAGATGCAGATATTAGTGAGTCTACACCCTGACCATATAGCAGCATCTGCATTTCGATTATTCCAGACAGAACATCTTCCAATGAGTATTTTGATAAAAATCCCACTACTTCATCTGTTTTGCTCATTTTAGCCCTCAACCTACCTTCACGCAAATTCCTATTTGTCTGCAAATTATATAAATAAAATTCACCCCATGTTCTCTTGTATACTTTACCATATTACCATATTCCAATAATAAATAATTAATTAACTCTCTAGCTTCCGTAATAGAACAATCACTTATGCTAATTTTTTCTCTTTTACTTATATATCAATCTAGAGCTTTAAAGACGCAACAAGATTGTTTTAAGTTAATATTCAACTTAATTTACTAGGTGACTCCGACATAAAAATAACCACCAATATTTATACACATGTGTTACCAAATGAAAAAATATCAGCGGTTAAAAAATAAGTAATATATTTAATTAGATTTTGTTATGTTATTTTAGGAAGCCTATTTTTCTAAACCATTGTCTTATCAAGGTTTTATGAATATATATTATATTCCAAGTTAAAACAATGTAAGCTGACTTGTATCAGGCATTCCATTTAAACAGCCATGTTGACTCATAATCTCGATTACTGTTTTTGATATCTTAGTTCTAAGTCTTAAATCTTCCTTTGAAATAAATTCTCCATTTTTTCTTGCTTCAACTATACTTTTAGCAGCTGTTTCACCAACACCTTGAAGTGCTCTAAAAGGAGGGAGAATTCCTTTATCTGTAACTTTGAATCTAATACTATCAGACTCGTAAAGGTCTACAGGGAGCATAGTAATTCCTCTAGCAAACATTTCATTTGCTACCTCTAGTACTGTTAAAAACCCTTTTTCTTTTGTAGTTAAGGTATTTCCCTTAGCCTCTATTTCTTTAATACTTGATACTACAGCTAGTTGTCCCTTAGACACAATACTTGCATCAAAATCTTCAAGACCTCTAACACTAAAATAAGTTGCATAGTAAGCCTCAGGGTAATAAACTTTAAAGTATGCAATTCTAATTGCCATCATAACATAGGCTACAGCATGACCCTTTGGGAACATATACTTAATTGTATTGCAAGAGTCTATATACCACTGAGGAACATTATTCTCCTTCATTTCCTCAATATCACCATCACGAAGACCTTTTCCTTTTCTTACTCTTTCCATTATCGTAAAGGCGTTTTTAGGCTTTACTCCCATAAGGATTAGATAGTTCATAATATCGTCTCTTGTACAAATAACTTCTTTCAGTGTAGCATATCCATCCTTAATAAGATCTTGAGCATTATTAAGCCAAACATCTGTTCCATGTGATAGACCTGATATACGCACAAGTTCTGCAAAGGTATGTGGCTGGGTATCTACAAGCATTTGCCTAACAAACTTAGTTCCAAACTCAGGAAGACCTAAAGTTCCAACTTCACACTTAAAGTATTCTTTATTTACATTTAGGATGTCTGTTGAGGTAAATAGGCTTAATACTTTTTCGTCTCCAAGTGGAATTTTTGTAGGGTCAAGTCCTGTTAAATCCTGGAGCATTCTAATTACTGTAGGATCGTCATGACCTAGTATATCAAGTTTTAAAAGTCTACCACTTATAGAGTGATAGTCAAAATGAGTAGTTATTATTTCAGAGTTTACATCATCAGCAGGTCTTTGAATAGGACAAAACTGATAAATATCATTATCTCGAGGTACAACCATTACTCCACCAGGATGCTGACCAGATGTTCTTTTTACTCCTGTGCACCCCTTAACTAGTCTTTCCACTTCAGCCATTGTTGACTTAACATTTCTCTCATCAAGATAATTCTTTACATATCCGAATGCAGTTTTCTCTGCTATGGTTCCAATTGTTCCTGCTCTAAACACATAACCTTCACCAAATAATTCTTCAGTATACTTATGTGCATTAGGTTGATACTCACCTGAAAAGTTAAGGTCAATATCAGGCTCCTTATCCCCTTCAAATCCAAGGAAAACCTCAAATGGTATATCAAATCCATCTTTAATAAGATTCTCATTGCATTTTGGGCATGATTTATCCTTAAGGTCTGCACCGGACCCTATACTACCATCGGTAAAGAATTCAGAGTACTTACACTTAGGACATACATAATGTGGAGGAAGAGGGTTAACCTCTGTTATTTCAGTCATAGTTGCAACAAATGATGAACCAACAGATCCTCTAGAACCTACAAGATATCCATCATCTAATGACTTTTTTACTATTTTATGTGAAATAAGATACAGTACAGCATATCCATTGCTGATAATAGAGTTTAGCTCCTTATCAAGCCTTTTTTGAACTATTTCAGGAAGTGGGTCGCCGTATATACTATATGCACGTGACATTGTCATGTTTCTAATTTCATCATCTGCACCATCTATTTTAGGGGGGAAGGTCCCATCTGGTATTGGCTTTATAACCTCAACCATATCCGCTATTTCATTAGGTGCTTTTATTACAACATCATATGACTTACTCTCACCTAAATATCTAAATTCCTCTAGCATTTCATCTGTTGATTTAAAATATAATGGAGGTTGATTATCTGCATCGCTAAATCCCTTACCTGCCATTAGTATTCTTCTATAATATTCGTCATGTGGATTAAGGAAATGTACATCTCCAGTTGCTACAACAGGTCTATTATACTTTTCTCCAAGTTCAACTATTTTCTTGTTTAAGTCTTTTAAACAACTTCTATTCTTTACAATACCTTTTTCCAAAAGAAATTCATTATTAGCAATAGGTTGTATCTCTAAATAATCATAGAACTCTACTAAACTTTTTATATCGGTTTCCGAGGTATTGTTTAGTACTCCCTTAAATATTTGCCCAGCTTCACAAGCTGAACCAATAATAAGTCCTTCTCTATGTTTTTCAATTAGACTTTTCGGAAGCCTTGGCCTTTTATGGAAGTATTTTAAATGAGAGTCTGAAATTAGTTTATATAAATTATACAGACCCTTATAGTTTTTAACTAATATAATTACATGATGAGTTTCAGCTTTATTTATATCAAACTCATTTAAATATAAAGAGTTAATATCTTCAATTGTATTAGCGCCTTTATCCTTTAAAATTTCAATAAGCTTTATGAATATTTCAGCTGTAGCCTTAGCATCATCAACAGCTCTATGATGATTTTCAAGTTGTACATTAAAATGTTGCGCTAAAATATTTAACTTGTATTTTTTTATACCTTTAACAAGCCATCTTGAAAGTGTTAAAGTATCTATTATTGTGCTATTGAATTCAAGCGATTCTCTAGAACATTTTTCTTTTATAAATCCTGTGTCAAATTTAGCGTTGTGGGCAACGACAGGACAATCACCTATAAAGTCCAAAAATCTTGGCATGACTTCTTTTATAGTATCCTTGTCCTTTACCATTTCGTTGGTAATTCCAGTAAGATTGGTTATTTCATATGGAATTGGCTTTAAAGGATTTATAAGCGCTGAGAAAGTATCAATAATCTTCATATCCTTTACTTTTACAGCACCGATTTCTGTAATTTCCTCTGAAGATTTATTAAGTCCAGTTGTTTCTATATCAAATACAACAAATTCATTATCAAGATTATATTCTCTAGAGTTAATAACAATAGACTCCCCATCGTCAACTAGATAACCTTCAACACCATATATAACCTTAACTCCTGTTTCACCTGCAGCATCCATAGCCTCAGGAAAGGCTTGAACAACCCCATGGTCTGTAATTGCAATTGCACTATGGCCATATTCCTTTGCCCTTTTTATCAGTGATGATGCAGAACAAACACCATCCATAGAACTCATTTGAGTATGCGCGTGAAGTTCAACTCGCTTTTCATTTGAATTATCTTTAACTTTCTTCTTTTCTTCTTTAACAACATAACTTGCCATGATTATTGTTTCTTTGGCAAATGTATCAAAGGTAACCCTTCCATGTACCGTTACACGTGAAGCTTCTTTTAACTTACTAATAGTTTCATCAGCAATCTCTGGCTTAAGAAACACTTTAATATTAACTGAACTTGTATAATCAGTAACATTAAACATAAGTAGAATTTTCCCACTTTTAAGTTCTTTAGTATCTATGCCAAATAGATCTCCAGTTATAGTTACTAAATCTTCCTCATCTAATGAATCTGAAATACTACACTTAAAGTATTCCTTAGGAACTCTACCATATATAACATCTGAGCTAGATACTTTATTTGTAGAGGTTATTTTAACGGTTTTAGGCTTTACCTCCTTAGGTATTTCTACAGAGGACACAGTTTCTATTTTACTATCTTCCTTAGCTTTAAATTCCTCATAGTTAAAGGCTTTATCAATAGTTTTAAATTCAACTAATAAGTTTTCATTATAAATTGAATTAATATGTGTTCTTATTTCTTTATCTATAGATTTATCCTTAAGAACCTTTTTTGCAAAATCACTTTCAACTTCAATAATTACTTTATTGTCTTCCAATGTAAATTTAGATATTTGCAAAAAGCAAAGAATTGTAGGGCTTGATCTAAAGATATTAAAAATAAAGTTTTTAAATTTATCACTATCTTCTAAGATATCTGAAAGCTTTGGAATATCCTGTGAGTTTTTTTCTATAAATAATTGTACACTTCCATTAATAGATAAGGATTCTTTAATTAGATGTTTTATTTTTTCTAATATATCCTCCTTAACATCACAAAGAGTGGAAAGAACAATATTCCACTCTTTGTTTGATTTACTTACATATACTTTTTTTAAATAAGTTTTATCTAATATTTCTTTAAAGGAAGTATCAACTACATCATTGTTTAAGTTAAGTATACTATTTAAAGTTTTCTCCACTGAACTTCCTCCTATTTAAAAATTTAAATTTAAAGTAGCTTTATTTCTTCAATGAGAGTATCTAAAAGCTTATCTTCAGGAACCTTTTTTACTATTTCACCTTTTTTAAAAATAAGTCCCTCTCCTATTCCACCTGCAATTCCTATATCAGCTTCTCTAGCCTCCCCAGGACCATTAACTGCACAACCCATTATAGCAACTTTAATATTTTTGTCTATATCACTTAAAGCTAATTCAGCTTTTTTTGCAATGTTTATTAAATCTATTTGAGTTCTACCACAGGTAGGACAGGAAATAATTTCAATTCCACCTTTTCTAAGATTTAAAGCTTTTAATATTTCTATTCCTGCTCTAATCTCTTCTACAGGATTGTCTGTTAAGGATACCCTTATGGTATCTCCTATTCCCATTGCAAGAAGATGCCCTATTGCAACTGATGACTTTATTGTTCCAGAAAATATTGTTCCAGCCTCAGTAACTCCAAGGTGAAGAGGATAGTCTGTTTTTTTTGCTAGAAGTTCATAACTTTTAATGTTATCCATTACATTTGAGGACTTAACTGATATTACGGTATCATAAAATCCATTATCCTCTAAAAGTTCTACATTTCTAAGTGCACTTTCCACTAATCCCTCTGGGGTAGGTCTTCCGTCTCTTGCTAGAATATCTTTCTCAAGAGATCCTGCATTAACTCCTACTCTTATTGGAATTCCAAAGTACTTAGCTCTACTAACTACCTCTTTAACTTTTTGAGGACTTCCAATATTTCCTGGATTAATACGAAGTGCATCTATTCCATTTTCCATTGATTTTAAAGCTAATTTGTAATCAAAATGAATATCAGCAACAAGTGGAATATGGATATTTTTTTTAATTTCACTTATAGCATTTGCAGCATCTAGGTTAGGTACTGCAACCCTTACTATTTCACATCCTGCTTTTTCAAGTTCTAATATTTGAAGAGTAGTTTTACTTATATCACTAGTATTAGTGTTAGTCATTGATTGAACAGTTATTTTTTCATTTCCACCTATATATATGTTTCCTACCCTAACTTTACGAGATGTTCTTCTCATGTACATCACCTTCTATTTAAAAAATCTTAGAATATCGTTATATGTAACAAAAACAATAAACGCCATTAGAAGTGCAAAACCAATAAAGTTTAATACTCCTATTTTATTTTGATCAATTTTCTTTCCTGTTAAAGCTTCAATTAGTAATATAATAACCCATCCTCCATCAAGTGCAGGGAATGGTATTAAGTTTAATACTCCAAGGTTTATACTTAAAAAAGCAACAAAGGATAAAAATGTCCATATGCCTGCTTGTGCTGCTTTACCTGAAAGGTCAACTATAGCAACTGGTCCACCGAAGGAATCCATAGATGCTCCTCCAGTAACTAAAGTTCCAATAAAGCTAACCATTTGCTTTATTGATGAAAATGTTTCTGTAAATCCATCCTTAAAAGCCTCTAAAATATTTCCTTTAACTAGTGTTGGAGCCATTCCTATCATATATCTTTTTTCTTTTTCATTATACTTTGGAGATAATTTTATTTCCTTTATAGTATTGTTTCTTTCAACTTTTACATTGAAAGGTTTCTCTTTATTTTCTGAAATAAACATGATAACTTCATTCCAAGTTCTAATTTTTTCATTATTAATTTGAATGATTTTATCGTTAGGTAAAATACCTGCCTCATATGCAGGATAATTTTTGTCTACACTACTAACAATAGGTTTAATTGATCCTTGATTATAGAAAACAAGTGTAAATATAACTATTGCGGTTATAATGTTAAATGCAGCTCCTGCAACTATTATTAGTAGTCTTTTCCATGGATTTTGGTTACAAAAAGCACGAGGATCATCGGAACCATCCTCTTCTCCTAACATTTTTACATAACCTCCTATAGGTAAAAGTCTTAAAGTATAGTCTGTTTCCCCTTTAGTAAATGAGAAAATTTTTGGTCCCATTCCAATTGCAAACTCAAGAACCTTTACTTTAGAAAGTTTAGCTGTAATAAAGTGCCCGAACTCATGTGTTGCTATTAAAAGACCAAAGACTAGAATAGCCGCTAAAAAAGTTGTCAAAATATCCACCACCTAATAATTATTTAGATAAATTTACGAAATCTCTAGTTTCCCTTTCAATTAAAAGTATATCATCAACTGTATAATCGTGTTGTGCTTTATGTTTCTCCATTGCCTTTTCAACTAATCTTTGAATTTGTAAAAATGAAATTTTACCTTCTAAAAAG
This genomic interval carries:
- a CDS encoding PolC-type DNA polymerase III, producing the protein MEKTLNSILNLNNDVVDTSFKEILDKTYLKKVYVSKSNKEWNIVLSTLCDVKEDILEKIKHLIKESLSINGSVQLFIEKNSQDIPKLSDILEDSDKFKNFIFNIFRSSPTILCFLQISKFTLEDNKVIIEVESDFAKKVLKDKSIDKEIRTHINSIYNENLLVEFKTIDKAFNYEEFKAKEDSKIETVSSVEIPKEVKPKTVKITSTNKVSSSDVIYGRVPKEYFKCSISDSLDEEDLVTITGDLFGIDTKELKSGKILLMFNVTDYTSSVNIKVFLKPEIADETISKLKEASRVTVHGRVTFDTFAKETIIMASYVVKEEKKKVKDNSNEKRVELHAHTQMSSMDGVCSASSLIKRAKEYGHSAIAITDHGVVQAFPEAMDAAGETGVKVIYGVEGYLVDDGESIVINSREYNLDNEFVVFDIETTGLNKSSEEITEIGAVKVKDMKIIDTFSALINPLKPIPYEITNLTGITNEMVKDKDTIKEVMPRFLDFIGDCPVVAHNAKFDTGFIKEKCSRESLEFNSTIIDTLTLSRWLVKGIKKYKLNILAQHFNVQLENHHRAVDDAKATAEIFIKLIEILKDKGANTIEDINSLYLNEFDINKAETHHVIILVKNYKGLYNLYKLISDSHLKYFHKRPRLPKSLIEKHREGLIIGSACEAGQIFKGVLNNTSETDIKSLVEFYDYLEIQPIANNEFLLEKGIVKNRSCLKDLNKKIVELGEKYNRPVVATGDVHFLNPHDEYYRRILMAGKGFSDADNQPPLYFKSTDEMLEEFRYLGESKSYDVVIKAPNEIADMVEVIKPIPDGTFPPKIDGADDEIRNMTMSRAYSIYGDPLPEIVQKRLDKELNSIISNGYAVLYLISHKIVKKSLDDGYLVGSRGSVGSSFVATMTEITEVNPLPPHYVCPKCKYSEFFTDGSIGSGADLKDKSCPKCNENLIKDGFDIPFEVFLGFEGDKEPDIDLNFSGEYQPNAHKYTEELFGEGYVFRAGTIGTIAEKTAFGYVKNYLDERNVKSTMAEVERLVKGCTGVKRTSGQHPGGVMVVPRDNDIYQFCPIQRPADDVNSEIITTHFDYHSISGRLLKLDILGHDDPTVIRMLQDLTGLDPTKIPLGDEKVLSLFTSTDILNVNKEYFKCEVGTLGLPEFGTKFVRQMLVDTQPHTFAELVRISGLSHGTDVWLNNAQDLIKDGYATLKEVICTRDDIMNYLILMGVKPKNAFTIMERVRKGKGLRDGDIEEMKENNVPQWYIDSCNTIKYMFPKGHAVAYVMMAIRIAYFKVYYPEAYYATYFSVRGLEDFDASIVSKGQLAVVSSIKEIEAKGNTLTTKEKGFLTVLEVANEMFARGITMLPVDLYESDSIRFKVTDKGILPPFRALQGVGETAAKSIVEARKNGEFISKEDLRLRTKISKTVIEIMSQHGCLNGMPDTSQLTLF
- the ispG gene encoding flavodoxin-dependent (E)-4-hydroxy-3-methylbut-2-enyl-diphosphate synthase, with product MRRTSRKVRVGNIYIGGNEKITVQSMTNTNTSDISKTTLQILELEKAGCEIVRVAVPNLDAANAISEIKKNIHIPLVADIHFDYKLALKSMENGIDALRINPGNIGSPQKVKEVVSRAKYFGIPIRVGVNAGSLEKDILARDGRPTPEGLVESALRNVELLEDNGFYDTVISVKSSNVMDNIKSYELLAKKTDYPLHLGVTEAGTIFSGTIKSSVAIGHLLAMGIGDTIRVSLTDNPVEEIRAGIEILKALNLRKGGIEIISCPTCGRTQIDLINIAKKAELALSDIDKNIKVAIMGCAVNGPGEAREADIGIAGGIGEGLIFKKGEIVKKVPEDKLLDTLIEEIKLL
- the rseP gene encoding RIP metalloprotease RseP; the encoded protein is MTTFLAAILVFGLLIATHEFGHFITAKLSKVKVLEFAIGMGPKIFSFTKGETDYTLRLLPIGGYVKMLGEEDGSDDPRAFCNQNPWKRLLIIVAGAAFNIITAIVIFTLVFYNQGSIKPIVSSVDKNYPAYEAGILPNDKIIQINNEKIRTWNEVIMFISENKEKPFNVKVERNNTIKEIKLSPKYNEKEKRYMIGMAPTLVKGNILEAFKDGFTETFSSIKQMVSFIGTLVTGGASMDSFGGPVAIVDLSGKAAQAGIWTFLSFVAFLSINLGVLNLIPFPALDGGWVIILLIEALTGKKIDQNKIGVLNFIGFALLMAFIVFVTYNDILRFFK